A window of Cellulomonas sp. SLBN-39 genomic DNA:
GGGCGGCGGCGCCCACGACGGGCGTCGCGGCGCCGACCGGGCCCGTGCCGGCCGTGCGGGCGGGGTCCGCGTCGGCGGGGTCCGGGCTCGCGGCGCCCGGGACCGCGGCGCGGCGGCGACGGTCCTCGGGCAGGCGCAGCCCGCGCAGGGCCCCGGTCGCCGCCAGCCGCCCGGCGACGAGGCGCCCGAGCCAGGTGGACCCGACCAGGCCGACGAGCAGCAGGGACGGCAGCAGGGCCTGCGCCCACGCCGCGTACGTGCCCATGTCGTAGTAGGTCCACCACATCCACGTGTAGAGGCCCGCGGCACCGACGGCGAGGGCGTACGCGACGGGCGCCCTCCAGTACCGGTAGAGCGCCACGGCGTACGGCAGCTCCATGATCACGGCGATCCACAGCCAGCCGTAGACCGAGGCGAAGCCCGTCGGGGTGAACGGTGCGGAGACGACGCCGGCGAGCATCGTGGTGAGGAACCCGACGCCGGGGCGGCGGAACGCGGCCTGCGCGACGACCCCGGGCAGCACGTACAGCCCCGCGGCCAGGCCCATGAGGAACGGCGCGGCCACCGACAGCGCCGTGAAGAGGTGGTAGTTCGGGATGCCGAGGATCCCGCCCGCCACGCCGATCGCGGCGCACGAGAGCAGCAGGCGCGTGCTGAAGCCGGACATCGTCATCTCCTGGTGCGGGGTGCGGGTACGAGCGCCGCGGGGGACGGGCGACGCGTCGGCCCCTGCGCTCCGGCGACGCCCATCATGAGGGTTGCCTAACCTCACGTCAACGCCGCACGGCGGGCTCCCAGCCCGTTCCCGGCGGGCACCCTGGCAGCTCACGGGCGGGTGAGGGAGGATCGGCGCATGTCGTTCAGCCGGTCCAGCCGCATCCCGACGCTCCCGACGCTGCCCGAGGGGGAGTCCGTCGCGACCTACCCCACCTACCTCCAGGCCCAGAAGGCCGTGGAGCTCCTCGCGGAGAAGTCGTTCCCGGTGCGCGCCGTGACCATCGTCGGCACGGACCTGCAGATGGTCGAGCGGGTGCTGCGGCGGCTGTCGTACCCGAGCGCCGCGCTCGGCGGGTTCGCGTCGGGGGCGTGGTTCGGCCTGTTCGTCGGCCTGCTGCTCACGCTGTTCTCGTCGCCCGGGACCGCGAACGTGATCCTGCCCGCCATGCTGTTCGGCGGCGCCTTCGGCCTGCTGTTCAGCGTCATCACCTACTCGCTGACCCGCGGGCGGCGCGACTTCGCGTCCTCGTCGCAGATCGTCGCGACGTCGTACTCGGTGCTGTGCCTGGCCGAGCACGCGCACCGCGCGCGTGCCCTGCTGGTCGAGTCCGGCCTCGGCGGCGTGGTCGACGGCTGGGGCACCCGCGGCGCGACCCCGCCGGCCCCGCCCGTGACCGCGGCGCGTCCCGACCAGCCGTCCACGCCGCCCGCACCGCCGCAGGCCGGCGGCACGGTCGGCGACGACGTGCCGCGGCCGCCGGCCTGAGACGACCGGCGGCCCGCGGAGGGCGTCAGGCCCGCAGCGACGCCATCCACGCCTCGACGGCGTCGGGGTCGCGGGGGAGCGCGGCCGAGAGGTTCTCGTTGCCGTCGGCCGTGACCAGCACGTCGTCCTCGATGCGCACGCCGATGCCCCGGTACTCCTCGGGCACCAGCAGGTCGTCGGCCTTGAAGTACAGGCCCGGCTCGATGGTGAACACCATGCCCGGCTCGAGGACGCCGTCGAGGTACATCTGCGCCCGGGCCTGCGCGCAGTCGTGCACGTCGATGCCCAGGTGGTGGCTCGTGCCGTGCACCATCCAGCGCCGGTGGTGCTGGTTCTGCGGCAGCAGTGCCTCCGCCGCGCTGACGGGCAGCAGGCCCCACTCCTCCAGGCGGGCCGCGATCACCTGCATCGCGGCCTCGTGCACGTCCCGGAACCGGGCGCCGGGCACGGCGGCCGCGAACCCGGCGTCGGCCGCGTCGAGCACGGCCTGGTAGACGCGGCGCTGCACGTCGGTGAACGTCCCGTCGACCGGGAGCGTCCGCGTCACGTCGGCCGTGTACAGGGAGTCCACCTCGACGCCCGCGTCCAGCAGCAGCAGCTGGCCCGGGCGGACCGCGCCGTCGTTGTCGGTCCAGTGCAGCGTCGTCGCGTGCTCGCCGGCCGCGGCGATTGTCTCGTACCCGACGTAGTTGCCCTCCTGGCGGGCGTGCCCGAGGAACGTGCCCTCGACGACCCGCTCCCCGCGCCGGTGCGCCAGCGCGTCGGGCAGGGCGCGCACGACCTTGGCGAACCCGTCGATCGTCGTCGTCACGGCCTCGCGCATCTGCTCGACCTCGTACGCGTCCTTGACGAGGCGCAGCTCCGAGAGCGCCTCGGCGAGGCGGTCGTCGCGCTCGCCGGCCTCCTCCGTGGCGCGGATCTCCTCGACGACGGCCTCGACGGTCGGGTCGGACTCCCGCACGACGAGGAGCTCGACGCCCCCGGTGCCGACGTCCTTGGCGAGCGCGTCGCGCAGGTCGTCCAGGTGGGCGGTGCGGATGCCCGTGCTGGTCGCGACGTCCTCCAGCGTGGGCCGGGCACCGACCCAGAACTCGCCGTACCGCGCGTCGGAGAAGAACTCCGGGGTGTCCCGCCCCGCCATCGGGCTCATGTACAGCACGGCCGTGTGCGCGCTGCCGTCGTCGCCGGTGCCGTCCTCGACCGGGTGGAGCACGAGCACCGCGTCGGGCTCCTGCTCCATGCCCAGCCCGGTGAGGTGCACGAACGCCGCGTGCGGGCGGAACCGGTAGTCGGTGTCGTTCGAGCGGACCTTGAACGTGCCGGCGGGCACCACCAGCCGCGCGCCGGGGAAGTGCGCCGACAGGGCGCTGCGCCGGGCGGCGGTGAAGTCCGCGACCGCGGCCCGCTCGACCGGTGCGCTCGTGCGCGGCCCCCAGCCGGAGGTCACGTACTCCACGAAGTTCTGCGTGCGCCCCAGCTGCGAGCGGTTCGCGCCCCGGTCGGCCAGCGGCTGGCCGTCCGTGCCGAGGGGCGTCTCGTCGGCCGCGGCCGGGTCCTGCGGGGTCACGTCGTCCTGGGTCACCGCCCCAGTCTCGCACCGTCGGGGCGGCCCGCGGGGGCCGCTAGCGTGTGCCGGTGCGCATCGACCTCCACACCCACTCGCGCGCGTCCGACGGCACGGACGCGCCCGCGCGCGTCGTCGTCGACGCCCGCGCCGCCGGCCTCGACGTGGTGGCCCTCACCGACCACGACACCACCGCCGGCTGGGACGAGGCGGCCCGCGCCGCCACCGAGGTCGGCGTCGCGCTCGTGCGCGGGACTGAGGTCTCCGCCAAGGCGCACGGCATCAGCGTGCACGTGCTCAGCTACCTGCAGGACCCCACCGCCACGGTGCTCACCCGCGAGCTCGACGCCGCCCGCGAGTCCCGCGTGCACCGCGCCGAGCGGATGGTCGAGCTGCTCGCCCGCGACGTCCCGATCACCTGGCAGGACGTGCTCGACCAGTCCCGCGACGCCGTCGTCGTCGGCCGCCCGCACATCGCCGACGCGCTCGTCGCCCGTGGCGTCGTGCCCGACCGCAGCGCCGCGTTCACGCACCTGCTCGCCTCCGGCGGGCCGTACCACGTGCACCACTACGCCCCCGAGGCCGCCGCGGCGGTCGCCGCGGTCCGTGCCGCCGGCGGGGTCCCCGTCTTCGCCCACCCCGGTGCCGACGTCCGCGGCCGGGTCGTGCCCGACCCCGTCTTCGACGAGCTCGCCGAGGCCGGGCTCGTCGGCCTCGAGGTGCACCACCGCGACCACACCCCCGCCCAGGTCGAGCGCCTGCTCGCCATCGCCGCCCGCCTCGACCTGCTCGTCACCGGGTCCAGCGACTACCACGGTGACGGCAAGCCCAACCGGCTGGGGGAGAATCTCACCGACCCGCAGGTGCTGGCCGCGATCGTGGCCCAGGGGACGACGGAGGTGGTGGGCGCGTGAGCAGCGTGCTCGACGTGCAGCTGTTCATCTCGGCGTTCGTGACGCTGTTCGTCATCATGGACCCGCCGGGGACCGTGCCGATCTTCCTCGCGCTGACCAGCTCGATGACCCGCCAGCAGCGCGCCCGGGCCGCACGGCAGGCGATCCTCGTCGCGTTCGGCGTCATCGTCGGCTTCGCGCTGTTCGGCCAGTCGGTGCTCAACTACCTGCACGTGTCGCTGCCCGCGCTGCAGGGCGCCGGCGGCCTGCTCCTGCTGCTCGTCGCCATGGAGCTGCTCACCGGCAAGCTCGACAACAACGAGGCGCTCGAGGGCACGCAGGGCAACGTCGCCCTCGTGCCGCTGGGCACCCCCCTGCTCGCCGGCCCCGGCGCGATCGTCGCCACCATGGTGTTCGTCCAGCAGGCCACCGAGCCGCCGGACTGGGTGGCCATCTCCCTCGGGGTGGTGCTCGTGCACATCTGCCTGTACCTGTCGATGCGGTTCGCCAACGCGATCCACCGGGTGCTCAAGGACTCCGGCACGCTGCTCGTCAGCCGCATCGCCGGTCTGCTGCTCGCCGCCATCGCCGTGCAGCTGCTCGCCGACGCGGTCCTCGCCTTCGCCCGCGGCTGACCGCACGCAGCAGGGCCCCGGTCGACGACGGTCGACCGGGGCCCTGCTCACCTGAGGACCAGGTGCACGTGAGGATCAGGCCTCGGCGTCACCCGTGGCCGGGGCACCCGCCCCGTCGCCCTGACCGGCACCGCCGCGCGACCGGCGACGGCGGCGACGGCGCGCCGCGCCCTCGCCGGAGCCCTCCGTCGTCGCGTCCCCGGGGGCGGGGGCGTCGGGGCCCGTGCCGGCCGGGGCGTCGGCCGTCGCCTCGACGGGCGCGCCGTCCTGGCCGCCGCGACGACGACGCCGCGACCGGCCCTCGCCCTCGGACGTGCCCGCCTCGCCCTCGCGACGCGGAGCCGCCTCCCGCTCGTCCTTCTCGCCGCGACCCGCACCGCGACCGCGACCGCGAGCCTCGCCGCGGGAGCCGTCCCCGCGCGAGCCCTCGCCGCGCCCGGCGGGACGCGCGTTGCGCTTGCCCGTCTCGCCGACGTCCTCGAGCGTCTCGGCGCCCAGACCGGCGCGCGTGCGCTGCGCCTTCGGCAGCCGGCCCGTCGTGCCCTCGGGGATGTCGAGGTCCGTGCGCACGTGCTCCGACGAGGAGTACGTCTCCACCGGCTCCGGGATGCCCAGGCCGAGCGCCCGGTCGATCAGGCCCCAGCGCGGGATGTCGTCCCAGTCGACGAACGTCACGGCGGTGCCCTGCGCACCCGCGCGGCCGGTGCGGCCCGTGCGGTGCAGGTACGTCTTCTCGTCCTCGGGGCACTGGTAGTTGATGACGTGCGTGACGTCCTCGACGTCGATGCCGCGCGCCGCGACGTCCGTGGCGACCAGCACGTCGACCTTGCCGTGCCGGAACGCGCGCAGCGCCTGCTCGCGCGCACCCTGGCCGAGGTCGCCGTGGATCGCGCCGGCGGCGAAGCCGCGCTCGACGAGCTCGTCCGCGACCTTCGCCGCGGTGCGCTTGGTGCGCGTGAAGACGATGGTCAGGCCGCGCTCGCGGGCCTGCAGGATCCGCGCCAGCAGCTCGACCTTGTCGAGGGCGTGCGCGCGGTAGACGACCTGACGGATGTTCTTGACCGTCTGGCCCTCGTCGTCGGGCTCGGCGGCTCGGATGTGCGTGGGCTGGCGCATGTAGCGGCGCGCCATCGCGACGATCGCGCCCGGCATGGTCGCGGAGAACAGCATGGTGTGGCGGGTCGGCGGCGTCGCGGCCAGCAGCTTCTCGACGTCGGGCAGGAAGCCCAGGTCGAGCATCTCGTCGGCCTCGTCGAGCACGACCTCGGTCGCGCGCGACAGCTTGAGGTGGCGCTGGTTGAGCAGGTCGATCATGCGGCCAGGGGTGCCGACGACGACGTCGGCCCCGCGCTGCAGCGCCTCGATCTGCGGCTCGTACGCGCGCCCGCCGTAGACCTGCACGATCCGCACGGCGCGCTTGCGCGAGGCCATGGCGAGGTCGCCGGCGACCTGCACGGCCAGCTCGCGCGTCGGGACGACGACGAGGGCTTGCGGCAGGCCCGGCTCGGGCAGCCGGTCGTAGCCGTCCTCGCCGGGTGCGACGACCCGGTGCAGCAGCGGGACGCCGAACCCGAGGGTCTTGCCGGTGCCCGTCTTGGCCTGGCCGATGATGTCGTGGCCGGCCAGCGCGACCGGCAGCGTCATGGCCTGGATGGGGAACGGGTGCGAGATGCCCGCGGCAGCGAGGGCCTCGACGATCTCGGGGCGGACCTCGAAGTCCGCGAACGACGCGTCGACGGCCTGCACGGACGACGCGCGGCGCGCACCCGTCGGCACGGGGGTCGGGACCGCGTCGGCGGAGGTGGTCACGGTGTCGATGTCAGGGGATCCCTCACCGGGGAGGGTGGACTGCTCGGTGGTCACACGGGGCTCTTCACTGCGAGGGTGGCGGCTCGCGCCACGGCCCGGCGTCCGAGCGGGTCGGATCGGGCAGCGACGGGCGGCACCACGCGGTCGGGCGGCAGCCGATCGTGGAGTGTCCTCGCGCGCGAGCGTCGTCGCTGCGACACCGCGTCGTGCGGGGAAGGTCGCGGACACGTGTCCTGCGACCCGGGGCAACCGAGACGACCGGGCAAACCGATGTACGGGTGTACACCGGCCACTGTAACCGACACGGCCGTCGCGGCCCGGGTGAGGTGCGCCCGCGCGCCGCGGTCACCCGCACACGGCCACCCGCCGGCACGGGGCCCGGCGTTACGATCGCCGGATGACGACCCGCGCCGACGACCCCGCCGCACCCGTCCCGACCGCGGCGCCGCCGGCGGGCGCCGGTGCGGACGCCGCCGAGGTCCCTGCCGAGGTCACCGGCCAGGACGCCGCCGACGCGGTCGAGGTCCTCGGCCTCGTCGCGGCCCTCGAGCACCGGGCGTTCGTGCGGCTCGCCGCCGACACCGCGCAGGCCCCCGACGTCGAGCAGGCCCTGGCGCTGAGCCGGTTCGCCGCCGCGTGCACCGGCCGGCGGGACCGGGTCCTGGCCCGCATCGACGAGCTCGGCGGCGACCCCGTCGCAGCCCTGGCGCGCTTCGACCAGGTGCTCGACGAGTTCGACGACCGCACGCCGTCGAGCACCTGGTGGGAGCGGCTGCTCAAGGCCTACGTCGGGTACGGCGTCGCCGACGACTTCTGCCGGCTCGCCTCGCGCGGCCTCGACCCCCGCTCGCGCGATCTCGTCGCCGAGCTCCTCGAGGACGCCTCGCACGCCGAGCTCGTGGTCCGCGAGCTCGACCGCGCGTGCGCCGACGACGAGGTCCTCACGTCCCGGCTCGCCCTGTGGGGGCGGCGCCTGGTGGGCGAGGCCCTCAACGTCGTGCAGCGGGTCGTGCAGCAGCGTCCCGGCGTGGCCCGCGCCGTCGACCGCGCCACCGCGGACGAGCCTGTCCCGACGTCCGCGCAGACGGCGCCGGTCGCCGACGTGCCGGCGCAGGCCCCGGCACGCGTCATCAACGAGCTGACCGCCGAGCACACCCGGCGCATGTCCCGCCTGCACCTGACGGCCTGACGGGCTCCGCACCTCTGCGCCGCAGACGCGCCTGACGGCTCACCACCGACTGGCTGTCCTGACCGGAGACGTTGGTCGAGCGGGGTGCGACGCGCTGATGCCGTGATGGTGCGAGGAGCCTGCCGCGGTGGAGCGGAGCTGCTCAGGTGTCCACGTCGCTCGCAGGAGGCCCTCGTGGTCCGCGCTCATGCCGCCCTGACGAGACCGCTGCGACCGCCGGCGGTGTCCTGCGCCGGGCGGCGTCCTGGTTCGCCGAGCGCGGGATCACCGTCGAGCGGGTGCTGTCCGCCAACGGCTCGCCCCACATCTCCGACCCGGGGCGCGGGACCTGCACCGGCCTGGCGGTCGAGCGCCGCCGCGACCGGCCCCACGCCGCCCGCGGGAA
This region includes:
- a CDS encoding ECF transporter S component, translated to MSGFSTRLLLSCAAIGVAGGILGIPNYHLFTALSVAAPFLMGLAAGLYVLPGVVAQAAFRRPGVGFLTTMLAGVVSAPFTPTGFASVYGWLWIAVIMELPYAVALYRYWRAPVAYALAVGAAGLYTWMWWTYYDMGTYAAWAQALLPSLLLVGLVGSTWLGRLVAGRLAATGALRGLRLPEDRRRRAAVPGAASPDPADADPARTAGTGPVGAATPVVGAAAPTA
- a CDS encoding DEAD/DEAH box helicase, translating into MTTSADAVPTPVPTGARRASSVQAVDASFADFEVRPEIVEALAAAGISHPFPIQAMTLPVALAGHDIIGQAKTGTGKTLGFGVPLLHRVVAPGEDGYDRLPEPGLPQALVVVPTRELAVQVAGDLAMASRKRAVRIVQVYGGRAYEPQIEALQRGADVVVGTPGRMIDLLNQRHLKLSRATEVVLDEADEMLDLGFLPDVEKLLAATPPTRHTMLFSATMPGAIVAMARRYMRQPTHIRAAEPDDEGQTVKNIRQVVYRAHALDKVELLARILQARERGLTIVFTRTKRTAAKVADELVERGFAAGAIHGDLGQGAREQALRAFRHGKVDVLVATDVAARGIDVEDVTHVINYQCPEDEKTYLHRTGRTGRAGAQGTAVTFVDWDDIPRWGLIDRALGLGIPEPVETYSSSEHVRTDLDIPEGTTGRLPKAQRTRAGLGAETLEDVGETGKRNARPAGRGEGSRGDGSRGEARGRGRGAGRGEKDEREAAPRREGEAGTSEGEGRSRRRRRGGQDGAPVEATADAPAGTGPDAPAPGDATTEGSGEGAARRRRRRRSRGGAGQGDGAGAPATGDAEA
- a CDS encoding aminopeptidase P family protein, which produces MTPQDPAAADETPLGTDGQPLADRGANRSQLGRTQNFVEYVTSGWGPRTSAPVERAAVADFTAARRSALSAHFPGARLVVPAGTFKVRSNDTDYRFRPHAAFVHLTGLGMEQEPDAVLVLHPVEDGTGDDGSAHTAVLYMSPMAGRDTPEFFSDARYGEFWVGARPTLEDVATSTGIRTAHLDDLRDALAKDVGTGGVELLVVRESDPTVEAVVEEIRATEEAGERDDRLAEALSELRLVKDAYEVEQMREAVTTTIDGFAKVVRALPDALAHRRGERVVEGTFLGHARQEGNYVGYETIAAAGEHATTLHWTDNDGAVRPGQLLLLDAGVEVDSLYTADVTRTLPVDGTFTDVQRRVYQAVLDAADAGFAAAVPGARFRDVHEAAMQVIAARLEEWGLLPVSAAEALLPQNQHHRRWMVHGTSHHLGIDVHDCAQARAQMYLDGVLEPGMVFTIEPGLYFKADDLLVPEEYRGIGVRIEDDVLVTADGNENLSAALPRDPDAVEAWMASLRA
- a CDS encoding ferritin-like fold-containing protein, which encodes MTTRADDPAAPVPTAAPPAGAGADAAEVPAEVTGQDAADAVEVLGLVAALEHRAFVRLAADTAQAPDVEQALALSRFAAACTGRRDRVLARIDELGGDPVAALARFDQVLDEFDDRTPSSTWWERLLKAYVGYGVADDFCRLASRGLDPRSRDLVAELLEDASHAELVVRELDRACADDEVLTSRLALWGRRLVGEALNVVQRVVQQRPGVARAVDRATADEPVPTSAQTAPVADVPAQAPARVINELTAEHTRRMSRLHLTA
- a CDS encoding general stress protein translates to MSFSRSSRIPTLPTLPEGESVATYPTYLQAQKAVELLAEKSFPVRAVTIVGTDLQMVERVLRRLSYPSAALGGFASGAWFGLFVGLLLTLFSSPGTANVILPAMLFGGAFGLLFSVITYSLTRGRRDFASSSQIVATSYSVLCLAEHAHRARALLVESGLGGVVDGWGTRGATPPAPPVTAARPDQPSTPPAPPQAGGTVGDDVPRPPA
- a CDS encoding PHP domain-containing protein; the encoded protein is MRIDLHTHSRASDGTDAPARVVVDARAAGLDVVALTDHDTTAGWDEAARAATEVGVALVRGTEVSAKAHGISVHVLSYLQDPTATVLTRELDAARESRVHRAERMVELLARDVPITWQDVLDQSRDAVVVGRPHIADALVARGVVPDRSAAFTHLLASGGPYHVHHYAPEAAAAVAAVRAAGGVPVFAHPGADVRGRVVPDPVFDELAEAGLVGLEVHHRDHTPAQVERLLAIAARLDLLVTGSSDYHGDGKPNRLGENLTDPQVLAAIVAQGTTEVVGA
- a CDS encoding MarC family protein — protein: MSSVLDVQLFISAFVTLFVIMDPPGTVPIFLALTSSMTRQQRARAARQAILVAFGVIVGFALFGQSVLNYLHVSLPALQGAGGLLLLLVAMELLTGKLDNNEALEGTQGNVALVPLGTPLLAGPGAIVATMVFVQQATEPPDWVAISLGVVLVHICLYLSMRFANAIHRVLKDSGTLLVSRIAGLLLAAIAVQLLADAVLAFARG